A section of the Schistosoma haematobium chromosome ZW, whole genome shotgun sequence genome encodes:
- a CDS encoding hypothetical protein (EggNog:ENOG410V4SU~COG:T): MLTASLAPTANIPIVSENGNLRSRSTSQHLRGDRSRIGCSHLKLSAPSADTLSDSLSLATTATEGTIGEVWEQRQYPVMPLGCTVLKSPPPSFLNLSNQDKQQPSEKDLYEFLKDAELDHYYSVLTRHLKIRSVQQIKYVEDSDLAELGFSRPEQRRLRKHFKRECPQTAMGKLRKRLARSTSGRCLSPRLKDTLDGLSSRNLNVLSISLDSTPTSEDGDSKRRTLLLTQDSKGHDGSNKCLTDNLNNLTINGNTNYRVIQSNELEIGSSLGEGEFGKVFQGVWHTDTRRGLQVAIKIMDIKQMNEEGTCDFLNEISIMHRLNHPDIVQLLGVCIDVNVIKIFHIFFRLTMKISVKIDSNGNPMVTLFVCSYI, translated from the exons ATGCTGACTGCCTCTTTGGCACCGACTGCTAACATCCCTATAGTCAGTGAAAACGGAAATCTACGTTCACGATCAACATCTCAACACCTTCGAGGTGATCGTTCTAGAATTGGTTGTAGTCATTTAAAACTGTCAGCTCCAAGTGCAGATACATTGTCTGATTCACTAAGTTTAGCAACAACTGCGACAGAAGGTACAATAGGAGAGGTGTGGGAACAAAGACAGTATCCGGTCATGCCTTTAGGATGTACTGTGCTAAAAAGCCCGCCTCCATCATTCTTAAATCTTTCTAATCAAGATAAGCAACAGCCTTCAGAAAAGGATCTTTATGAGTTCTTAAAGGATGCAGAACTAGACCACTATTACTCCGTACTTACTCGTCATTTGAAA ATACGTTCAGTTCAACAAATCAAATATGTTGAAGATTCTGATCTTGCAGAACTAGGTTTCAGTCGACCAGAACAACGACGTTTACGGAAACATTTCAAACGAGAATGCCCGCAAACTGCTATGGGAAAGCTAAGAAAG CGCTTAGCTCGATCTACCAGTGGTCGATGTTTATCACCACGACTCAAAGATACATTAGATGGATTATCATCTCGTAATCTCAACGTATTATCCATTTCATTAGATAGTACACCAACATCTGAAGATGGTGATTCAAAACGACGTACACTATTACTTACACAAGATTCTAAAGGTCATGATGGTAGTAATAAGTGTTTGACAGAcaatttgaataatttaacCATTAATGGAAATACAAATTATCGGGTTATTCAATCGAATGAACTTGAAATTGGAAGTAGTCTTGGTGAAGGAGAATTTGGAAAAGTTTTTCAG GGTGTTTGGCATACAGATACAAGACGTGGTTTACAAGTTGCTATCAAAATTATGGAtattaaacaaatgaatgaagaGGGAACATGTGATTTTTTGAATGAAATATCAATTATGCATAGACTAAATCATCCAGATATTGTTCAGCTTCTTGGTGTGTGCATTGATGTGAATGTAATAAAAATT tttcatattttttttagaCTAACTATGAAGATATCGGTCAAGATAGATTCTAATGGTAATCCCATGGTCACTCTATTCGTTTGTTCGTACATTTGA